One genomic window of Canis lupus baileyi chromosome 24, mCanLup2.hap1, whole genome shotgun sequence includes the following:
- the RTP5 gene encoding receptor-transporting protein 5 has protein sequence MQDVGSQGSLGAEPAQLSDRSAEPSASMDGVDAWASTLAQLMAKRKPQDTWELVPEENLASGVMESGDFQYRLRGLSRLQCGRCQWGWSSAHVHILFHMCLDEDSRLGLVKMRIWGQRCRLCPPGIRADCQVSLLNIRLFLNKLVLFILQKCYGESLSADQCPEICFGERCEACDLGVCFFQKPPDPAWGPEVKSPTTIKGRYTLYGGGSADALEAGKQLLTLGSGPVVDRSRGYTPNSITIPLSVSDFIRNPISESSNFFRQDDEIVTVPFSLVHVGRDKGRVTPGQGSRPAVDPCESLVIAKGCMSLPASSSAASKARGLLVNIRCPIFHGRGLLISSIKPFQLKGFIFKGQGSITSPSDSDEDTASESADSNPQPVSYIIGLTDDGEGSVTFPSSLADMIRDKDFPDINGSVTFPFIFTGEDKSTQDLEKEGGGNGPAAAGGQPLPGTRTRRPVTISEGSVTIPFSVFDIIRCKGSGSVASGRQSSGLAPHGYKKRRTPRARLSRSGSQPSWEEDLCCDDGCCAPRFDPYEEVWIWVSMTVCILWIMYLYKFSP, from the exons ATGCAGGATGTGGGATCCCAGGGCTCCCTCGGAGCGGAGCCGGCGCAGCTGTCAGACCGCAGTGCGGAGCCAAGTGCCAGCATGGACGGGGTGGACGCGTGGGCCAGCACCCTGGCCCAGCTCATGGCCAAGAGGAAGCCCCAGGACACCTGGGAGCTGGTCCCTGAGGAGAACCTGGCCTCCGGGGTCATGGAGAGTGGCGATTTTCAGTATCGGCTGAGGGGGCTCTCCAG GCTGCAGTGTGGCCGCTGCCAGTGGGGCTGGTCCTCGGCACACGTGCACATCCTCTTCCACATGTGCCTGGACGAGGACAGCCGGCTGGGGCTGGTGAAGATGCGCATCTGGGGCCAGCGGTGCCGCCTGTGCCCGCCGGGCATCCGGGCCGACTGCCAGGTGAGCCTCCTGAATATCCGGCTCTTCCTCAACAAGCTGGTCCTGTTCATCCTGCAGAAGTGCTACGGGGAGAGCCTCAGCGCAGACCAGTGCCCTGAGATCTGCTTCGGCGAGCGCTGCGAGGCCTGCGAcctgggggtctgcttcttccagAAGCCCCCAGACCCGGCCTGGGGGCCCGAGGTCAAGAGCCCCACTACCATTAAGGGCCGGTACACCTTGTACGGGGGCGGCAGCGCCGATGCCTTGGAGGCCGGCAAGCAGCTGCTCACCTTGGGCAGCGGGCCCGTGGTTGACCGCTCCCGGGGCTACACCCCCAACTCCATCACCATCCCCCTCTCCGTGTCCGACTTCATCAGGAACCCGATTTCTGAGAGCAGCAACTTCTTCAGGCAAGATGATGAGATCGTCACCGTCCCCTTCTCCCTTGTGCACGTGGGAAGGGACAAGGGCCGGGTGACTCCGGGGCAGGGCTCTCGCCCCGCAGTGGACCCCTGTGAGTCGCTGGTCATCGCCAAGGGCTGCATGTCCTTGCCGGCCAGTTCCTCAGCTGCGTCCAAGGCCAGAGGCCTCCTGGTAAACATCCGGTGCCCCATCTTCCACGGCAGAGGGCTGCTCATCAGCAGCATCAAGCCCTTCCAGCTCAAGGGCTTCATCTTCAAGGGCCAAGGCTCCATCACCAGCCCCTCCGACAGTGACGAGGACACCGCCTCTGAGAGCGCCGACAGCAACCCGCAGCCTGTGTCCTATATCATCGGGCTCACGGATGACGGAGAGGGCTCTGTCACCTTCCCCTCGTCTCTGGCCGACATGATCCGAGACAAGGACTTCCCCGACATCAACGGCTCCGTCACCTTCCCCTTCATCTTCACTGGTGAAGACAAAAGCACCCAAGACCTAGAGAAAGAGGGTGGCGGCAATGGCCCTGCTGCGGCTGGCGGGCAACCCCTTCCGGGGACCCGCACCCGTAGGCCCGTCACCATCAGCGAGGGCTCTGTCACCATCCCCTTCTCGGTCTTCGACATCATCAGATGCAAGGGCTCCGGCTCGGTTGCCAGCGGCCGCCAGAGCAGCGGCCTGGCCCCCCATGGCTACAAGAAGAGGAGGACGCCGAGGGCCCGGCTCAGCAGGTCTGGCTCCCAGCCCAGCTGGGAGGAGGACTTGTGCTGCGACGACGGCTGCTGCGCGCCGCGCTTCGACCCCTATGAGGAGGTGTGGATCTGGGTGTCCATGACCGTGTGCATCCTCTGGATCATGTACCTGTACAAGTTCAGCCCTTGA